The genomic region CGTGTGTGATGTGGTCCCTATGGACGCGTGTCACTTATTGTTGGGCAGGCCTTGGGAGTACGAGCGTAATATAGAACATAACGGGCGGTCCAATACGTATAGTTTTCTGTTTGGTGGTGTGAAGATCACTCTTGTTCCTAGCAAGCCTAAGCAGTTAACCATGAAACAGTCGGGTACTCTATTGACCATTAGTCAGTTTCAAGATGAGTTGGAGGAAGCAGACAACGTTTTTATTTTGATTGGGAAGCCTGTGGCCGAGGAAGTCGACATTCCTGAATGTATGGTTCCGTTATTCGAGGAGTTTGTTGACATTTTCCAGATGATTTACCTGCCGGGTTGCCACCCCTACGAGACATCCAACATCACATTGATTTGGAACCGGGTCCCAGCTACCCAATAAGCCCCATTACAGAATGAGTCCAAAGGAGCATGAGGAATTACGTCGGCAGGTTGAAGATTTAATTTCTAAAGGGTATGTTCGGGAAAGCATGAGTCCTTGTGCTGTTCCTGCTCTGTTGACTCCAAAGAAGGATGGGACATGGCGGATGTGTGTTGACAGTCGTGCAGTCAACAAGATCACTGTAAGGTACCGATTTCCGATTCCCCGACTTGATGATTTACTTGATCAAATTAGCGTTGCCGCTATTTTCACGAAACTAGATTTGAAGAGTGGGTATTACCAGATCCGACTCAGGCCTGGGGATGAGTGGAAAACCGCCTTCAAGACTCGTGAGGGGTTGTATGAAtggttagtgatgccttttggcttgTCCAATGCCCCTAGTACGTTTATGCGGGTCATGAACCAGTTGTTTAGGCCCTTTATTGGCAAGTTGGTGGTGGTttattttgatgatgttcttattTATAGCCCTAATTTTGATGAGCATGTGAAGCATGTACGGCAGGTTTTGACCTTGCTCCGAAGGGATAACTTGTATGCAGCCAAAAAGAAGTGTGTCTTTATGGTCCCTAAGGTCCTGTTTTTGGGGTATGTTGTTTCTGGTGACGGAATACAGGTGGATGAATCCAAGGTAGCGGCTGTTAAGCAGTGGCCAACCCCCACTACAATAACTGAAGTACGTAGCTTCCATGGTCTTGCTTCATTTTATAGACGATTCATTCGAAATTTCAGTTCCCTTATGGCACCAGTGACTGACTGCATGAAGGGAAAGACCTTTATATGGACTGAGGAGGCAGAATCAACTTTTCAGTTAATCAAGGAAAAGCTTACATCAGCACCAATTCTTATTTTGCCAGATTTTTCTCGGGTTTTTGAGTTGCACACAGATGCCTCGCAGGGTGGTATTGGGGCAGTCCTGAGTCAAGGGGGGCGTCCAGTTTCTTTTTTCAGTGAGAAGTTGACTGGGCCAAAGTTACGTTATAGCACTTATGATCTTGAATTTTATGCAGTGGTCCAGGCTGTGAAACATTGGCGTCACTATTTGTTTCACAAGGAGTTTGTTTTATTTACAGACCATGATTCGCTGAGGCATATCCGCAGTCAAGATAAAGTGTCACATAAGCATGCCCGGTGGATGGCTTTcttggaaaagtttacctttTTTGTGAAGCATAAGTCTGGAATTTCGAATCGTgtggcagatgccttgagcaggaggAGTAGCCTGCTTGTTTCTATGAGAGTTGTTGTACCCGGGCTAGACAATCTCATGGAACAGCTTACAGCAGATCCATATTTTTCTGTCATTTTGCAGGATGTGCAGTTTGGGAAGAGGGCAGATTTTCTTGTGCATGATGGCTTTCTTTTTAAGGAAAATCAATTGTGTATTCCCAATTCCAGCCTCCGACTTCAAATAATTAAAGAACTGCATGGAGAAGGGCACGTGGGGAGAGACCGTACTTTACGACTGGTGCAGTCTTCTTATTTTTGGCCTACTATGCGGAGGGATGTTGACCGGTTTGTTAGACGTTGCAGGACCTGTCAAGTTTCAAAAGGCACAGCTACCAATGCAGGGCTTTATATGCCTCTACCCATTCCTCAGCAACCTTGGGTAGATATTAGCATGGATTTTGTGTTGGGGTTACCCCGTACTCAGCGTGGTAATGATTCGATCTTCTTCGTGGTGGACCGGTTTTCTAAAATGGTGCACTTTATTCCTTGCAAGAAGACAACAGATGCAGTTAATGTGGCGCAGTTGTTCTTTCGAGATATCTATCGTTTGCATGGTTTGCCATCTTCTATAGTTTCTGATCGGGATACTCGTTTCTTGAGTCACTTTTGGCGCAGTTTATGGAAAATGGTGAACACTCAGCTCAATTTTAGCagtgcttaccacccacaaactgatgggcAGACAGAGGTTGTTAATCGATCACTTGGTAATCTTTTGCGGTGTCTTGTGGGTGATCATGTGAAGTCGTGGGATCAAAAGCTTTGTCAAGCTGAGTTTGCTCATAATCATGTTGTTAATAGAAGTACTGGGTTTAGTCCGTTTGAGGTGGTCTATTCTGCTAAGCCTCGGGGTCCTCTTGATTTGATGTCACTTCCTTCACCAGGTTCTGTTCCCAAGAAGGTGCAAGATTTTGTGGTTGGGTTACATGATGTTCATAAAGCTGTGCAGGATAACTTGGCCAACGCTAATTCAAAGTACAAGCAAGCTGCAGATCAAAAGCGTAGGCAAGTTGATTTTGAAGAGGGTGATtttgtttgggccattttgactaaGGATCGCTTCTCAGTGGGGGAGTATAATAAGTTGTCAGCCAAGAAGATTGGGCcagtagagattgtgcagaagaTAAATTCTAATGCCTATCGTCTGAAGTTACCAAGCCATATTCGTTGTTCTGATGTTTTcaatgtcaaacatttgctgcCTTTTCATggggattcgtctgatgatgaggtTGCTGCGGATTCGAGGTCGAATTTTGTCTACCCAGGAGGGaatgatgcgggcccaagcgtggaagagcgggccatcctgtatttggaggcccaagatcgcgtcacaaaaggggcttcactgaaatggctctaacttgggctacggggctccgttttgggcgtgtgaccagtcaaaacgaacgggagaacgagctctatcttgctgcaaaTGGCCTACggtggtttgggtcatcgtccgggccgaaaaaacgcttatttctattagttttttccatttttatgttttttcaagtattttgggcattttgtttttgggcttgtgtttggcccgttttcttttttaggcccgtttcgaatttctgtctctaTTTATGTATTGCCCTAGTCATTTGATcaatcagaattgaattttgagaaaacagttttttcacttcaaattccgtggcctttggggttacaatttgggggttgggaaagaactacacgggtattcgcagAATCAACGTGTAATCTTCATTTTTCCGTTTCACGCGCTACATCACTGATTGTACTCTTTGCATTAAGAGTGTTTTGTGTTGTCTTATGTGCCTGCTTATTGGCTTCAGTTGGCGGTGGGTGGCGGTGGGTTACGCATGTAAAGAGAGAGAAAGGGTCGGTCTTTTAACTCTTCTTTGTTCCTTCTTACCTAGAAAGTGGAGAGGATATGGAAAGCTATATGGAGAGAATAGCTGGTTTCTCAGACATTTCTTCTTCATCCCCACCATCTGTGTCTTTCTCAACAATGATTCCCTCCCGTCTGTCATTCTCCAACAAAGCCTTCACTTCTCCCCCAAAATTCCATTCACCGGGCGAATTGAACCACCGCACGAATACCTGCCGCCTATGAACTGCGAACACCACCACCAAAGTTCCCAACCGTTCACCTGAGCACCTCTAGCCATTCACCTAGGTATGGGATTTGTTATTCTTATATTGCTTGCAGAGGCTAAGGTTTGTTTTTGGGTGGATGTTGTGGTTTACATACATAAGATGATCTTCACACATTCTTTGGGTTTGATTTTGTGGAGGGttgattttatattgtttttgaaGAGTTAGGGTTCTtagtatttttgattttttttaatacttttagtTTCATGATGAAAGTAAGAAGCtgatgattagggttcttgagttgGTGTGATATAATAGATAACCTTGCTTTCATGAATTTGGTATAAGTGAAGTAATATAAAAATATAATCCAGTTACCTATTTCATTGTTGTTTTTTGAGGATTGATTGGTGAGGTATAAAGGACTGAATTGGTTTTCTTTACTTAATCTGTACTGTTTTTTTTACAATGGGCTGCAGCGAAGCAGTAGCAGACTTGAGTGACAACACTCACTTTGATCCAGTCAATGGTTATTGATAAGGAACTGTGGCTATACATCATGTTAATGTAAGATTGTTTCTTTTGATTTGTTTTTCGATTATAGGACTTCAACATGATGTATGATACTAGACTTTTGTAATGGTTATCATTAAGGAACCGTGACTATTCACGGTGGTTGTCAGTGTCAGGAACTGATCTGAACTACCATAGCAGTGTTGGTGGATGCTCAGGAGGTGATTGGTAGCAACCCAGGTCTGATATGAAGTTGTTTGGAAGATAGAATGGTTGACCATTATACACTTATACTTTTTCAATAATCAATATAAATATATGTATACTGCTGTCACCATCCCTTCAAAGAATTGGCCTCTTTTGACCCAGTTACATATAATCAGGTCGATTTGGGTTACTATTATCTAAAAGAGGTCAAAATTAATAATCGCTAAAACTAAAAGGGGGACAATTGTTAGTAATGCATACAACTTCCTAAGTAGTTTATTTTCCTCAAAACTTAAGATTTTTAATATAATATTGCTGTTTTTATGAACATAAGTAGCACGTTATCTGTGTACAGAAAATCAAAGAACATGTCTGTGGGCCAACTCGAGTAGAACCGTTTTGACCCATTATGACGATTAAAACACAAGTTCAAATTGACTCTAAGAAGAGTTAGAATTGAGATCAATTGTTTGATGTTTGTGAAGAATTTTTTTGAATAAGTTGGTGAATTTTGGTTGACTCAGGCTTGAGGTGGTGAACCTAAAGAGTATTCACAGCCAAGCCAAAGTAGTTGGAGCCAAGCCAAAAGTAGTTAGAACAATTACTGCTGTTGCAGGAGCCACACTTAACAAAAAGGGTGTTATTATGATCGTAATGGGGTAGATTCACATCATTCCCTCAGGGTGTTATTATGATTACAATGGGATGTTTCGACTGGTCTGGCTTCATGGTTTTGCAAGTAAGAATTTACATTTTTTTGATAGATATGTCTTGGCTGGTCTGGCTTCATAGCTTCATGTTTTTTAAGACAATATTATGATAGGGCATACTTCCATGGGTCATTTTGTTAGTCTGTTAATGTTCTTGGTGTTGTTATTTGATGAGTTGTAAGAATCCACATACTGGCAATTCGCCATCCATATACCTAGATGTCACAAAATTGGCAAGTGGGGCAGTTAACTGATCAACAGACGCTTTTGGGAGAATGCCCAAATTTCCTTAGAAACATGTGTATAAAGGCGAGCGACTAGGATGTTGTGTGTTTTTAAATCTTGGTTACGATGGTGTGCATATGGCTCTTCAATCAGCCTTTAGGGAACTGATGGTTCATAACAGTTTGGGCCCTCATCAACAGACTTCAATGCAAGTTGATAGTTTAGACTTTAATACACAAAAACTAAGAACAATGCTGCATCACTACTTACTTCGTACGATGTTTCTTTTATCTATATTGAAGTTGGAAATTTAGTAAAATGATGACAGAAGTCAAACCCTTCATTTTACAATCTCATCCAAAGTTGCAAGAATCAACCTTAGTTGTACATTTCCATGATTTTTTATAGGTGTGAGGTGAAGCTTCTACCCATTTATTTCGGTCTCGCCTTGCGATTGAGGTAACCAGTTAACCACTcttgataattattattttgaaaGCTCAGATGTTGAATGTGTCATTTGGCTAAACTCATCTCCAGAAAGGGACTGTTTGGGTTAGGAATGCTCATTGGTATGGGTCACAAAAGCCTACTAACTTGAGATATCACTCTATCGATTATTGTGATAAGTATTTACGAGATATTTACTTTTTAGGAAATGGCGGAGGCTCGATCGAGAGCAAAAGCAtctttggttttaaaaagcgcacCTGAGGCGCAACGCGTCATCAGGAGCAGGCTGCTGTGATTAAACCCTAGGCGAATGTTTTTCAATGCAACCAATCATGCTTGATTACATATTTGATCTTGGCTATTCTAAAATTTGTTTACACGTGTTACTGTTTGAAATTTGATGAAGCACAAGTGTATGGATTACATACTTTGTATGATAAACTGCGTATttacgccgccgcaacgcgcggtgGGTAAAAGTTCTAGTTTATAAAAAATACGAGAAGTTATTTCGAGTTTGACCAAAATCCAAACAAGGTATGGGAAACCACCCCAAGCATAAATGAATATGCCAAATCCAAATATATGCCACATGTACGTTCATAAAATATTCTATACTAACCAATAGAATGATTGGCTTTTTAAATCTTCTacatttttattttctttgtacTAAAAGTCATACGATTATCAATTTATAGCATGAAAGAGTTTAGATTAATGATGTATAAACGACATGAACTTTTATAACATTATAAGTATTCACCTTCTCCATAATGTAGGGGGTGTTTATTTTTTCTTCAAACATATTCAAGGGGGCTGATGTCTGCAGGCGCAGACGTTAcccttgaagactgtttgttttttttgtttaaacAGATCTGAACTCAGCTTTTTTCATCTTAAAAAAATAATCTATGGACCCCTTTCTTAAAACATCTTCACACTTCCCTTCTTCTCCTCCCTTAAACATCAGCCCCTCCATCCGCCGTTCATCCTCCTTCTCTGACCTCCTTCTTTCTCCTCCGGCGACCTACCTCCTCCTCCGGCGACCTCCCACTTCTCCTCCGGCGACCTACCTCTTTTCCGGCCTCCCTCCTCCTCCGGCGAACTACCTCCTTCTCCGGCGACCTCACTCCTCCTCCGGTGATCAGCTTCTTCTCCGACCTCCCTCTTCTCCTCCGCTGGATCGAAGCGGAATGTGAATGTTCCGTCATTGTTTGATGCGCTTCAGACCGGTATCAACttataaaaacaaacagtcttatagttcggattcggatatttttgaacacccctaccccCCAACAACCAATTTTATGACTATAAGCATACACTTTGGTTTCTACGAATCATCGGCCATAACCCGTCATGAATCGAGGTGAGTTTTGGTGGCTACGGTGATATCATAGTTAGAAAACGAATTTTACAGGTTGGTTTTACAAGCACCGTTGTTGAAACCTTGTGGATTAGGTCAAAGATCGGATCAGACCTCTCTCTGATTTTTGAACTAAGCACCGCCATTATAATCCTCAATATCCATCATAGGACTAGAACTCATACCACTTGAAGGAATGGGGTAATGCCTTACTATACTACTTGGTACTACCAGTTACAAATCCTTTGGTAAATTAAATATGTATTTCTGCAATTACCCTTTCAACttatttgacttttttttttctaacaagaAAACTTTTACAACTATTAAAaggtaaaaataataataataaaaataataataataataataataataataataataataataataataataataataatacaaacatCAATGTAATAATAAGTAAATTGTCTAAATCGACACATGAATTAATATTACATGAAATACATGTGTAATTTTGTATGCCGTGTGATTATTTAATATATGGTTAAGTACATTGAAAATTAGAAAATGCAAGTCATTTGTTTCGTTAAGAAGCATTTCTAAATtaatttaacaaataattatcAAATCAactcattatattatattatattatattatattatattatattatattatattatattatattatattatattatattatattatattatattatattatattatattatattatattatattatattatattatattatattatattatattatattataattatattatattataattataataatctataaatttgcaacatattgttgcATTGTTAGTGATACTCTATGCATAAACTCTTTATATGCTTATTTATGTTGTACTGCATCTAATATTGTTTGTACACTCTTTAAGGTCATTATCTTCTCCTTTAACCTCAATAATAATAATTGATATACAGATTTTAAATCTATATGAATCATTTAGTTTGTTTGGTCGAGTTTAAACTTTGTTTGAAATCTTGCAACCAAATAAAGCCAATGGCTGCAGCTGTAGCCCAAGCCCTGTGTGCGAACAAATACCTTGGTTGACCATGATGGCGGTGCAACTCAGGGTAGCCCGGTTGATGAAGATAGTCCAGTTAGTTATCGAATGAAGTCCAGTCGATGGCTATGAAGAAAACTGATAAGTACGCAAATGTGTCTTTTGGTTCTAAGTAGTCAAAAGTAAGACTTTGAAAACTATCGTTTATGGTAATGTGTTTTGTTGTTGGGGAACGCTTTAATTCTGTTGGTTAGCAAGTTTTTGGTATCATGCCTTGAGTTCATTAACCAAACTTTAGTTCATTCTTTGTAGCTAGAATAGTAGATGTGGTCGCAACAAACAATATGCTTTATGTAACAAACGTACGACTTTATTGATATATGAAACTAACACCCGCCGCATTGCGGCATGTACTAATTCTAGTTTATAAATAAATACTACATATATGCGACATTAAAAATCTTAACCGAAGACGAATTGATGCATATCGCTTGTGAAATGTTGAAAGATCATTTTAATTTGCTATCACAAGCAATCGATTTCTTAAGCTTCTGAGCTTGAGTCGGCAACTTCACACTGGTGGCTAATCTCACTGATTTAAGAAAGCAAATTAAATACCAAGTTAGATCAATTTGCCACCATTCCAAACCATGTCGAGCCGAGTACTCAAAAGCATGATGATTATTATGCCACCCTTCTCCAAAGGTAACCATTGCCACCCACCTAAATTCAGCATGTTTCCATTAAATAAACCAACATTTTGAAGAGTTTTTATCTATAACATATTTGAAATAAATACCAATTATTTCTAGACAAATCATTGGTGTTCCAAGCTCGATTTCCCCAAATATGGCATGCTGAATTTACTAGGAAAGTCATGTGGTAAACCAATGTGGTCCTCACACCCTGCATGCATGGGTATGAATATGGGTAATGTTAGGATATCCGGATTTcataaaatatttataaaaatatgagAAGTTATTTCAAGTTTTACCAAAATCCAAACAAGGTATGGGAAACCACCCCAAGCATAAATGAATATGCCAAATCCAAATATATGCCACATGTACGTCCTTTTGATGAATCTATAGAACGCTTGGCTTTTTAAATCTTCTACATTCTTACGCTTGTTGTACTGAAAGTCATACGGTTATAAATTTATAGCATGAAAGAATTTAGATTAGTGATATATAAACGACATGAAGTTGTATAACATTATAAGTATTTACCTTCTCCATGATATAGCCGCTGTCAAATAACCAACCCATATGACTAAACCAAAATCCGTAAGTGGGGGTATGTGGATCTTTCTCCGAATCAACATATTGATGATGATACCTATGAATACTCACCCAATATATTGGATCCCTCTAcatgtgtaaaaaaaaaaaagccatcGAGTCTTTTGTTAGAATTACAAGCCAATGTACAATAACATATATTCAAATGAAGGGCCCAAAAACATTAACATTAGAAAATGGAATAAAAAACGGATTAGCTCGGACCTGGATAGCTTGAACTCCTAAATAAGCACACGTGTATTCGAGCCATTTGGGTAGCTTGAGACTATGGTGCGCTAGAACCCTATGGTAACACATGGTAACACCCAACATTCcagttaaaaaataaaacaatattgcATACCAAAAAGCATCCCAACTGAATGTAGATGGAGCAAAAAGTGCCAAAACATGTAGAGAGAAAATCCCAGAGGCCATTCTAACGTCGAGGGTCCTCCATTTTCGTCCCCAGAAGAGGTTTCTTTTTCTTGTTATCAACACATCAGAGAAAATAATTCTCTCATGCTCTGATTCGTTTGCAGCAGTTAACAGCATTTTAACCCGAATTAGATTTGGATCTTTTTAACCTGATGATATATTACACACATGCTGGTATGTGCGAAGAGCAACTATTTATATAGGAGTTCAAGCATGAAGTATGTACAATTACATATGTATACTTAAAAAATTCCCATTTTGGTCGGTGAGCGAAGTTAAGGAGGAAGTAGTTGGTAATGAATGGCATTTGTCACTTGCCTCTTATGGTATGGTAAACGAAATGATGCTCCATTGGGAGTTGTGATGCTATATATTTGTTCACTTTAAATATGATTCGAGTttataaaatatgttttttttttctataataCGACTTCGGTAAAAAATCAACAACTTTTAACTAAAGCCATAAATTCTATTTATCCAGTTACTTTTCTCAATCGGTAAATAGTAAATCACGTTAATCGTTTCAATTACCTTTCTCAATCGGTAAATAGTAAATCATGTTAATCGTTCTTGTAATATTGACGACGccgaattttttttttctgttttaagTTTTAGTCTTATTTATTTTCCCTTATTTATCCATATTATATTAGAATACATGAGTGAAGCGTATTTTAAGATACTCAAAAGATAAGAACCCTTTTTTTAGTTTAATGTATAAGTTACAATCCTAAAATAAGGTTAAATTAGTCTTTCAAACACTAATTACATTTTAATCTCTCATCGTAATTACACTTTAATTCCTTCATCTTTAACCAAATTATGTATAATTAATTAGTGGTTACATTTTATTCCCCGTTAAAAATAACTACCCCACGTTTTTTAAATGACCTTAACTTTTACGTGCGttaatattttgtttaaaaaaaattacatcataGAACATCTTATTCTCTTTAATCACACATTAAGAGTGCAGGAGTCAGTATTGGATACGGTTCGAAATCGCCTTCAATCTTggaaatctaagctgttgtctaTAGGATGAGGCTTACTCTTATTAAATCGGTGCTTGCTAGTATACCGGTGTATTACTTGTCTTTATATAGGGCCCCGGTTGCTGTTATTGATAGTATTGAAAGAATGATCAGGGACTTTCTTTGGTCGGGCGGTAGAGACGATAAAAGTATGAGTTGGGTTTCTTGGGATGTTGTCACTAGACCGAAAAAGCTTGGGGGGTTGGGAATTTCTAAATTATCGGATGTTAACACGGCTCTATTGGTTAAATGGGCGTGGAGATTTaaaaatgatcaaaatggttTATGGAGGTGTGTGGTTGAGAGTATTCATGGTAAGCGTAAGCAGTGGGTGTTCTTATCGATTAAAAGGCAATTCCCGGGTGTTGGAAGTCTATTGCGATGTTTTTGGACAAGTTAAGGATACATG from Helianthus annuus cultivar XRQ/B chromosome 10, HanXRQr2.0-SUNRISE, whole genome shotgun sequence harbors:
- the LOC110882562 gene encoding palmitoyl-monogalactosyldiacylglycerol delta-7 desaturase, chloroplastic, which encodes MLLTAANESEHERIIFSDVLITRKRNLFWGRKWRTLDVRMASGIFSLHVLALFAPSTFSWDAFWYAILFYFLTGMLGVTMCYHRVLAHHSLKLPKWLEYTCAYLGVQAIQRDPIYWVSIHRYHHQYVDSEKDPHTPTYGFWFSHMGWLFDSGYIMEKYNKRKNVEDLKSQAFYRFIKRTYMWHIFGFGIFIYAWGGFPYLVWILGVRTTLVYHMTFLVNSACHIWGNRAWNTNDLSRNNWWVAMVTFGEGWHNNHHAFEYSARHGLEWWQIDLTWYLICFLKSVRLATSVKLPTQAQKLKKSIACDSKLK